The genomic stretch CAAAGGCATAGGCCCCCACCACAAGGACCCCAAAGGCCTGAGTGCCCAGAAAGGCAGGGTTTCCGGCCAGAAGGCCGCTAGCGCCATCGGGATTTACAGCCTGGCTGGCAAACACCCCTAGGGCCAGAGTTCCCAAAACGCCTCCCAGCCCGTGAATACCCACTACATCCAGGCTGTCGTCGTAGCCGAGAACATTTTTGAGCATCACCCCGAAGTAACAACAGACCCCGGCCAAAAGACCAATGGCAATGGCCGCTGTCGGCCCCACAAAGCCGGCCGCTGGGGTGATGGTGGCCAGGCCAGCAATGGCCCCACTGGCCGCCCCCAGGGTAGTAGGTTTTCCGCGGTGAAGCCACTCCACCAAGACCCACATGAGCATCCCGGCCATTCCCCCCAGGTGGGTAGCCACAAAGGCCACCCCGGCGGTACCATTGGCCGCCAGGGCACTGCCTCCGTTAAAGCCGAACCAACCAAACCACAAAAGGCCTGTACCCAGAAGGGTCATGGGAAGATTGTGAGGCATAAAGCTCTCTCGACCAAACCCCCGCCGCGGGCCAACCACCAAGGCTGCCGCCAGGGCCGCGGCCCCTGAAGTCAGATGGACTACCAGCCCACCGGCAAAATCAAGCACACCTTTGGCCTTAAGCCACCCGCCGGCCCCCCAGATCCAGTGACACACAGGATTGTAAACCAGAATGGCCCAGAGGAGACTAAAAACTATAAAGGGAGCAAAGCGCATCCTTTCTGCAAAGGCTCCGGTAATCAGGGCCGGGGTAATAACGGCAAACATGCACTGGTAGATCATAAAAACAAGCTGGGGAATGGTGCCAGCGTAGTCGGGATTGGGAGTTAGCCCCACCCCCTTTAACCCCAACCAGGAAAGATCACCAACAACCCCCCCGATATCCGGGCCAAAGGCCATAGAGTAACCAATAATGACCCACTCCAGGCTGATGATAGAGATCATAATAAAGCTTTGCATAAGGGTGCCCAGGACATTCTTTTCCCGAACCATCCCTCCATAAAAAATGGCCAGCCCAGGGGTCATCAGGAGGACCAATGCTGCTGCCACCAGGATAAAGGCGGTGTCACCTGAATTAATCATGAAAGGCCTCCTCGTTATTTTATTTTTGCCCGGCCCAGAGCAACTCTAATACCAGCCCCTGATCTGCTTGGAGAAAGAGCACTTCAGCCCATGAAGAATTAAGAGAGGTCTATTTTTATGACATTTTTGTATAAAATTGGGGGCGTTTTTAACAAAATTGAAATAAAAGATGTGCCTCTGTGTCCTTGTCTCAACTTGGCCCTCAGAGTAAAAAGGCCCTGTGGAAGGCGGAACCAGCCTGCGAATATTGGCTGTCTATCCTCCCGGACTGGAAAGGCTGGGGCAGGCTGAACTGGCCGCCCTGGGAATAAAGGGCAGGGCCCTGGCCGGAGGGGTGGAGTTTCGAGGCGACCTGAAGACCCTCTATCT from Thermosulfuriphilus ammonigenes encodes the following:
- a CDS encoding ammonium transporter — protein: MINSGDTAFILVAAALVLLMTPGLAIFYGGMVREKNVLGTLMQSFIMISIISLEWVIIGYSMAFGPDIGGVVGDLSWLGLKGVGLTPNPDYAGTIPQLVFMIYQCMFAVITPALITGAFAERMRFAPFIVFSLLWAILVYNPVCHWIWGAGGWLKAKGVLDFAGGLVVHLTSGAAALAAALVVGPRRGFGRESFMPHNLPMTLLGTGLLWFGWFGFNGGSALAANGTAGVAFVATHLGGMAGMLMWVLVEWLHRGKPTTLGAASGAIAGLATITPAAGFVGPTAAIAIGLLAGVCCYFGVMLKNVLGYDDSLDVVGIHGLGGVLGTLALGVFASQAVNPDGASGLLAGNPAFLGTQAFGVLVVGAYAFVVSFVLLKLIDALWGLRVGAEDELAGLDISQHSEKAYS